One window of the Terriglobales bacterium genome contains the following:
- the gvpJ gene encoding gas vesicle protein GvpJ, which produces MAVIHEDGRATLIEVLDRVLDKGIVIDAWVRLSLAGMDLLTLEARVVMASLETYLTHAGALSLSSLVAPPAIAASRNTEDIRRKWASRYRSS; this is translated from the coding sequence ATGGCTGTAATTCACGAAGACGGCCGAGCGACCCTCATTGAAGTTCTTGACCGCGTTCTTGATAAAGGCATTGTTATTGATGCTTGGGTGCGCCTTTCATTAGCGGGTATGGATTTGCTGACGTTGGAAGCGCGTGTGGTTATGGCTTCTCTGGAAACTTACCTCACTCACGCCGGCGCGCTTAGCTTGAGCAGTTTAGTTGCACCACCCGCAATCGCAGCTAGCCGCAACACGGAAGACATTCGCCGAAAATGGGCTTCCCGC